Genomic window (Polyangiaceae bacterium):
AGCGGCGTAAGCGGGGCCATCGCAGTGAGCGGCGCAAACCGGCGAAGATGCCACCGCCGACCCCCAAGCCAAGCGACAAGTCCAGAAGCCGTGGCGCTCCCATCCACGACGCGCAACTCGAGTCCGAGACGATCCCTGTGCCGGTCCCTCCGCAGCTGTGCCGCTGTCCGGAGTGCGGCAACGACAAGCTGCGACGTGTTGGCAAAGGCAAGCCCTCGACCGTCTACGAATGGATCCCGGGGCGTTTCCGTCGTCGGATCTTCCAGCGTGAAACGCTGTCGTGTCGTTGTGGCTACATCGTCACCGCTCCAGCGCCCGAGCGAGTCGGGGAAAAGACACGCTACGCCCCGAGCTTCATCGCGCACCTCATCGTCAACAAGTGCGGCGACACCAACCCGCAGTATCGACTGGAGAAGGCCTACAAGAATCTGGGCATTCCGATCTCGCGCAGCACGATGTGCTCGCTCTTGCATCGCGGCGCTGGCGAGTTGCGGCCGCTGTACGACGCCATGCTGCGTCACGTGCCCGAAGCCGAAGACGTCCACGCGGACGAGACCAGTGCTCGACAGCAAGGCCTCGACAAGCGCGCATACATGTGGACCTTCGTCACGCCGACCTTCGTCGTGTATCGCTACGCCACGACTCGCAGCGGTAGCGTACCGGAGGCGGTGCTTGGAGATTCCCAAGGTCGCCTCGTCGTCGACCAGTACACCGGATACAACAAGGTCACGGCACCGGGGCGCCGCCTCCGTGCAGGATGCTTGGCTCATGCACGGCGAAAGATCTTCGAGCAGTCCGAGCACCCCGAAACCACTGAAGCCCTGGACTTGATCGGCGAGATCTACAAGCTCGAGGCCAGTGCCAAAGCCGCAGGCATCCTCGGCACGCCTGCACACCTGCAGATGCGCATCGACAAGACCCGGCCCCTCTTTGCCAAGCTGCTTTGCTGGGGCCGCCGACACCGCGGAGGCTTTCCTCCGCGCTCGGGCATGGCCAAGGCCATCCGCTACCTGCTCAAAAACTTTCGCGAGCTTGGCGTGTTCCTGCGACACCCGACGATCCCGCCGGACAACAACGTTGCCGAAGCATCTCTCAGGCGCATCGCTTTGGGCCGCTCCAACTACCTTTTCTACGGGCACGAGGACGCCGGTCAGAACTTCGCGGTGCTCTACTCCCTGGTGGCGAGCTGCGAAAAGCACGGCGTCAACGCCATCGACTACCTGGCCGACGTCCTCATCCGCGTGCAGTCTCACCCTGCCAACCGAATCGACGAGCTCCTGCCACACAAGTGGCGGCCCCCCGACTCGCCCGGGGCATAGCCCCGCTGCTTTTCCGCTGGATCGGCGCTGCATCGTGCGGCCCGCACGATGCACTTTTCCGCAACATCATGCGAGGCGTCCGAATGGAGACGGTTACGCGTAACCGTCTCGATATGGACGCCCTTCACGGTCGAGGCGCGGGGCATGATGCTGGCGGGCGATGGCACGTCGGGCAGACAGGAAGTGGACGGCAATCGTCGCGGCGGCGGAGCGCTCGGGGCGGGCTCACACCCAGATCGCCAAACAGCATGGCGTCACCGTTGCTGCGCTGAAGTACCACATCTACAAGTCGCGGCGTGAGGGGCACGGAAGCGGGGTCCAAGTGCTGCCGGTGCGGACTGATGAGGACGCAGTGGCACTCACGGCACGCTTCGGAGCAGTCACGCTGCAGTTCCACCACGACGCCAGCGCCGAGTTCATCGCGGGAGTCGTGCGTGCGCTATCCGAGCCCGCGTGCTGACACTACCGTCCAGCGTTCAGATCTACTTGGCCGTCGAGCCCGTCGACCTGCGCCGAGGCCACGACGGGCTGTCCAAGATCGTGCGCGGCCAGTGGGGACTCGACGTGTTTGCCGGTCACTTGTTCGTGTTCCTGGGCCGGCGACTCGATCGCTGCAAGATCCTGTTCTGGGATCGCGGGGGCCTGGTGCTGTACTACAAGCGCCTCGAGCGCGGTCGGTTTCGTCTGCCTCGTGTGACGCGTGATGGAGCCGCTGTGTTGATGGACGGCACGGAGCTCGCCATGCTCCTCGATGGGATTGACGTGGCCAATGTGAAACGACCGGTTGCGTGGACGCCGTCGACGAAAAAGGCGCAGCCAAGCATTTCGGGGATCGACAAACGGATCGCGATATGATCCAACCTAGAGGTTGGTTCCGCCTCCCGACGATCACGACTGTGGCTGGAAGGCCTATGCGCACGCGCAGCAAGCTCAACTCGAAGAGCTGAGCGCGAAGCTCCAGACGGTCACTGAAAAGCCTCGCCGAGCTCGAGCGGCGTAAGCGGGGCCATCGCAGTGAGCGACGCAAACCGGCGAAGATGCCACCGCCGACCCCCAAGCCAAGCGACAAGGCCAGAAGCCGTGGCGCTCCCATCCACGACGCGCAGCTCGAGTCCGAGACGATCCCTGTGCCGGTCCCTCCGCAGCTGTGCCGCTGTCCGGAGTGCGGCAACGACAAGCTGCGACGTGTTGGCAAAGGCAAGCCCTCGACCGTCTACGAATGGATCCCGGGGCGTTTCCGTCGTCGGATCTTCCAGCGTGAAACGCTGTCGTGTCGTTGTGGCTTCATCGTCACCGCTCCAGCGCCCGAGCGAGTCGGGGAAAAGACACGCTACGCCCCGAGCTTCATCGCGCACCTCATCGTCAACAAGTGCGGCGACACCAACCCGCAGTATCGACTGGAGAAAGCCTACAAGAATCTGGGCATTCCGATCTCGCGCAGCACGATGTGCTCGCTCTTGCATCGCGGCGCTGGCGAGTTGCGGCCGCTGTACGACGCCATGCTGCGTCACG
Coding sequences:
- the tnpB gene encoding IS66 family insertion sequence element accessory protein TnpB (TnpB, as the term is used for proteins encoded by IS66 family insertion elements, is considered an accessory protein, since TnpC, encoded by a neighboring gene, is a DDE family transposase.); amino-acid sequence: MLTLPSSVQIYLAVEPVDLRRGHDGLSKIVRGQWGLDVFAGHLFVFLGRRLDRCKILFWDRGGLVLYYKRLERGRFRLPRVTRDGAAVLMDGTELAMLLDGIDVANVKRPVAWTPSTKKAQPSISGIDKRIAI
- a CDS encoding IS66 family transposase translates to MVPPPDDHDCGWKAYAHAQQAQLEELSAKLQTVTEKLAELERRKRGHRSERRKPAKMPPPTPKPSDKSRSRGAPIHDAQLESETIPVPVPPQLCRCPECGNDKLRRVGKGKPSTVYEWIPGRFRRRIFQRETLSCRCGYIVTAPAPERVGEKTRYAPSFIAHLIVNKCGDTNPQYRLEKAYKNLGIPISRSTMCSLLHRGAGELRPLYDAMLRHVPEAEDVHADETSARQQGLDKRAYMWTFVTPTFVVYRYATTRSGSVPEAVLGDSQGRLVVDQYTGYNKVTAPGRRLRAGCLAHARRKIFEQSEHPETTEALDLIGEIYKLEASAKAAGILGTPAHLQMRIDKTRPLFAKLLCWGRRHRGGFPPRSGMAKAIRYLLKNFRELGVFLRHPTIPPDNNVAEASLRRIALGRSNYLFYGHEDAGQNFAVLYSLVASCEKHGVNAIDYLADVLIRVQSHPANRIDELLPHKWRPPDSPGA